In the genome of Leptospira inadai serovar Lyme str. 10, one region contains:
- a CDS encoding lysophospholipid acyltransferase family protein, which yields MEKEAKAYLTIRNFVAPFIGLAVNITAYGTENIVSKGKLILVCNHRSDMDPFILSYTFPRFISWVAAEYTFRIPIFKDLAKIAGGIPMSVDGKISLASIKMIQQVFKRGDVLGIFPEGHDYMVRNDFKKPMIDFHEGFAAFSIRNKVDILPCVIIPIEENYSDIPIPPIVRSFMGMPKDVCEIKKRAIYKKVKVVYGEKIDHTSYLTGPLEENLKRLSDEVRKRMLTLMEGQYAEA from the coding sequence GTGGAAAAAGAGGCAAAAGCTTATCTTACAATTAGAAATTTCGTCGCGCCGTTTATCGGATTGGCGGTAAATATCACCGCCTATGGTACGGAAAACATCGTTTCTAAGGGAAAGTTAATCTTAGTCTGTAATCATCGCTCGGATATGGATCCGTTCATCCTTTCTTATACATTCCCGAGGTTTATATCTTGGGTTGCCGCCGAATACACTTTCAGAATTCCGATCTTTAAGGATCTTGCTAAGATAGCAGGAGGAATTCCGATGTCGGTGGACGGAAAAATTTCTCTAGCTTCGATTAAAATGATTCAACAGGTGTTTAAGCGGGGAGACGTATTAGGAATTTTTCCCGAAGGTCATGACTATATGGTTCGGAACGATTTCAAGAAGCCTATGATTGATTTTCATGAAGGCTTTGCGGCGTTCTCGATTCGTAATAAAGTCGATATTCTCCCTTGTGTGATCATACCGATCGAGGAAAATTATTCCGATATACCGATTCCGCCGATCGTACGTAGCTTTATGGGCATGCCGAAGGACGTTTGCGAAATCAAGAAGCGAGCAATATACAAGAAAGTTAAAGTAGTTTACGGAGAAAAAATCGATCACACTTCCTACTTAACCGGTCCCTTGGAGGAGAATCTAAAGCGATTATCCGACGAAGTACGTAAGAGAATGTTGACGCTAATGGAAGGCCAGTACGCGGAAGCCTAA
- a CDS encoding WbuC family cupin fold metalloprotein has product MHPLNRQLIDEELFQKLLQDASNSPRRRVNRNFHELSEPYQRFLNVLTRETYIQVHRHKNPPKPETFLVLRGRLGFILFNEDGSIQEKHVLSSEGPVFGIDIQPGVYHTVVCLSQECICFEGKSGPYDPQTDKEFASWSPSPSDPKKNEYLEFLRNLF; this is encoded by the coding sequence TTGCACCCGCTCAATAGACAGCTCATCGACGAGGAGCTATTCCAGAAACTTCTACAGGACGCTTCCAATTCACCACGACGCAGGGTGAATCGAAATTTTCACGAACTCTCCGAACCTTACCAACGTTTCTTGAACGTTCTCACCCGAGAAACGTATATCCAAGTCCATCGACACAAAAATCCTCCGAAGCCGGAAACATTCCTAGTTTTACGAGGGAGGTTGGGTTTCATTCTCTTTAACGAAGACGGCAGCATCCAAGAAAAACACGTGTTGAGTTCCGAAGGACCGGTTTTTGGTATAGACATTCAGCCGGGAGTCTACCATACCGTCGTATGTCTTTCTCAAGAATGCATTTGTTTCGAAGGAAAATCAGGTCCTTATGATCCTCAAACGGATAAGGAATTTGCGAGTTGGTCACCCTCGCCATCCGATCCGAAAAAAAACGAGTATCTAGAATTTCTTAGAAATCTATTCTAA
- the dapF gene encoding diaminopimelate epimerase, whose amino-acid sequence MAKVQFTKMEGIGNDYIYIDATKNELILNPQQIQKLSDRNFGIGGDGVIFIRSSSNGDFRMDMYNADGSSSEMCGNGIRCVAKYVYDHELTKKKNPVIETGAGLLEVDLTVGQNNKVELVSVDMGKPILVPAQIPVKWKNESPIVEQNLDIAGQNLKFTAVSMGNPHCVIFVDDPDTFPVREIGPLIENKTELFPKRVNVEFVSLRGKDHLYQRTWERGAGETLACGTGACAVMTASHLSGKTGKDVRIDLRGGSLRIQWLETGHVLMTGPAKEVFTGTIEI is encoded by the coding sequence TTGGCTAAAGTTCAGTTCACGAAAATGGAAGGAATCGGTAACGATTACATTTATATCGACGCCACTAAGAATGAACTCATATTGAATCCGCAGCAAATTCAAAAGCTCTCGGATCGAAACTTTGGAATCGGAGGGGATGGTGTTATTTTCATTCGAAGCTCGTCTAACGGTGACTTCCGGATGGATATGTATAACGCGGATGGTTCTTCGTCCGAGATGTGTGGAAACGGAATTCGCTGCGTAGCGAAATACGTTTATGATCACGAATTAACGAAGAAGAAAAATCCTGTGATCGAGACCGGCGCCGGGCTTTTAGAAGTCGATTTGACCGTCGGTCAAAATAATAAAGTAGAGCTGGTTTCCGTCGACATGGGCAAGCCGATTCTTGTCCCGGCTCAAATTCCGGTAAAATGGAAGAATGAAAGCCCGATCGTCGAGCAAAATCTGGATATTGCCGGTCAGAATTTAAAATTCACGGCAGTTAGTATGGGCAATCCTCATTGCGTAATTTTCGTCGATGATCCCGATACGTTCCCTGTGAGAGAAATCGGTCCGCTGATCGAAAACAAAACCGAACTTTTTCCGAAAAGGGTAAACGTAGAATTCGTGAGTCTACGGGGAAAAGATCATTTGTACCAAAGGACTTGGGAAAGGGGTGCAGGGGAAACTCTAGCTTGTGGGACAGGTGCCTGCGCCGTTATGACTGCATCTCACTTGAGCGGTAAAACGGGGAAAGACGTTCGAATCGATTTAAGAGGAGGAAGCCTCAGAATTCAATGGCTCGAAACCGGCCATGTGCTTATGACTGGACCGGCAAAAGAAGTATTTACCGGAACGATCGAGATTTAG
- a CDS encoding VOC family protein, with the protein MIIVEGIDYIVIPTGDLDSSVKFYSELFDFETIEERTGEFAIIGLDSVNIKLLHTNGTKGALSEAKSPVLSFVLDVDDFTEAIVELESKSVQIVRGPEARDGGEFLHFLDPSGNILEINYKES; encoded by the coding sequence ATGATCATCGTAGAAGGAATCGACTATATCGTAATACCCACTGGAGACCTCGATAGCTCCGTGAAGTTCTATTCCGAGTTGTTCGATTTTGAAACCATCGAAGAAAGGACCGGAGAATTTGCTATCATTGGTTTGGATTCCGTGAATATCAAATTGCTTCATACAAACGGTACTAAGGGTGCTTTGAGCGAAGCCAAATCCCCCGTATTGAGTTTTGTTTTGGATGTGGATGATTTTACGGAAGCAATCGTAGAACTCGAATCTAAGTCCGTTCAAATTGTAAGAGGCCCAGAAGCGAGAGATGGTGGGGAATTCCTCCATTTTCTAGACCCTTCCGGTAATATTTTAGAGATTAACTACAAAGAAAGCTGA
- a CDS encoding HAD family hydrolase has protein sequence MQGKERKFPDCPWHLIRSVKISRMALLLDLDNTLFDSVGIYEATIKGLEKNAREFGFKNSDQFRRFYNAARSETKRDLPKSPTNQLRILYFKKMSESLFGRTEPKWVLQLEATYFRYFLNGIKEWKLKNKKDFDKILRLLTQIAESRDIILLTNENLRTQILKLTVLFPKSFPYKLMTSQEAGAEKPARIIFEKAMEFDSRKNRSTYMIGDSFEGDIEGALQFGIDAIYIRSIFRNKKAGNIIMEKKIHKLGEYWESPSLEAGLNFILSLDSGRVITQ, from the coding sequence GTGCAAGGAAAAGAAAGAAAGTTTCCGGATTGTCCTTGGCATTTGATACGGAGCGTAAAAATTTCCCGTATGGCGCTTCTCCTAGATTTGGATAATACTCTTTTCGATTCGGTTGGTATTTACGAAGCGACTATTAAAGGATTGGAGAAGAATGCAAGGGAATTCGGATTCAAAAATTCCGATCAATTCCGCCGATTCTATAATGCGGCGCGCTCCGAAACGAAACGAGATCTGCCTAAGAGTCCGACCAATCAATTAAGAATACTTTATTTTAAGAAAATGTCGGAATCCCTCTTTGGGAGAACGGAACCTAAATGGGTGCTACAATTGGAGGCTACATACTTTCGATATTTTCTAAACGGCATCAAGGAATGGAAACTTAAGAACAAGAAAGACTTCGATAAAATCCTACGCCTTCTTACTCAAATAGCGGAGAGTCGGGATATAATCCTGCTAACGAACGAGAATCTTAGGACTCAGATCTTGAAATTGACGGTTCTATTTCCGAAATCCTTTCCTTATAAACTGATGACTTCCCAAGAAGCGGGTGCGGAAAAGCCTGCCCGTATCATTTTTGAAAAGGCCATGGAATTCGATTCCAGAAAGAATCGTTCTACATATATGATCGGCGATTCGTTTGAAGGCGATATCGAAGGGGCGCTTCAGTTCGGAATCGATGCCATTTATATTCGCTCCATCTTTCGAAATAAAAAGGCCGGAAATATCATAATGGAAAAGAAGATCCATAAGCTTGGAGAGTATTGGGAATCTCCTAGTTTGGAAGCTGGATTGAATTTTATATTAAGTCTCGATTCGGGTCGCGTGATTACTCAATGA
- a CDS encoding NAD(P)-binding protein, producing the protein MNSDVFSRKVFLSTLVACASLLGLAGILKIRKRPIQGSILGPDKNLGHKLRDSSYAASSKTDSIRTKVLIAGGGISGLSVGYYLKKSGFDDFLILDLEKEAGGNSRYEERSGFKFPWGAHYLPQPGKEAVLVRKFLEDIGLVIGKESNGDPIYSETSLCFDPDERLFYQGRWQAGLFPRRSGEPDEQEYKFKRLLTFWKNQTGRDGRKPFTIPIDLSSRDPIFLKLDTISFTDYLKSEGIHSPEILWYADYCVRDDYGGNSESISAWAGLHYFCSRPHDEGEFPSVLTWPEGNGFLMEKLRSKSKDHIRTSQLVQRIVKSSRKWETTVYDNVSQTITNYVSDQVVYALPSFTRKYVLGERDPFLNELQYSPWLVANLFVEEVPEGKGHPPAWENVIYKGAGLGYVVSTHQDLKAQRPQSVLTYYHAFGGKDTVSSRRLMFEKTWNDWKDQILLDLKKPHPNIESLVSKLDIMTYAHAMIRPIPKFLWSGIREKLAISHDGLHFAHSDLSGLSIFEESLFRGHEAFKKTMIRLGKES; encoded by the coding sequence ATGAATTCCGACGTTTTTTCTAGAAAAGTATTCCTTTCAACTCTCGTTGCCTGCGCTAGCCTTCTTGGACTTGCCGGAATTCTTAAGATTCGTAAACGTCCAATCCAAGGCTCCATCCTCGGACCGGACAAAAATCTAGGTCATAAACTTCGCGACTCTTCTTATGCTGCGAGCTCAAAGACGGATTCGATTAGGACCAAAGTATTGATTGCAGGCGGAGGCATATCGGGTCTTTCGGTGGGATATTATCTCAAAAAATCGGGGTTCGATGATTTTCTCATTTTGGATTTGGAAAAGGAAGCTGGAGGAAACTCTCGCTATGAAGAACGTTCCGGATTCAAATTTCCTTGGGGCGCTCATTACCTTCCTCAGCCAGGTAAGGAAGCGGTACTTGTCCGAAAATTTTTGGAAGATATCGGACTCGTCATCGGAAAAGAATCCAATGGAGACCCGATTTATTCCGAAACTTCGCTCTGTTTCGATCCAGATGAACGCCTTTTCTATCAAGGAAGATGGCAGGCCGGACTCTTCCCTCGTCGTTCGGGTGAACCTGACGAGCAAGAATATAAATTTAAACGTCTACTTACTTTCTGGAAGAATCAAACCGGACGTGACGGAAGAAAACCGTTTACGATTCCGATAGACTTATCTTCGAGAGATCCGATATTTTTAAAACTGGATACGATTTCCTTTACTGACTATCTGAAATCGGAAGGCATCCATTCTCCGGAAATTCTATGGTACGCCGATTATTGCGTAAGAGACGACTATGGCGGAAATTCGGAAAGCATCTCCGCTTGGGCCGGCCTTCATTATTTCTGTTCCCGTCCCCACGACGAGGGAGAATTTCCCAGCGTCTTAACGTGGCCGGAAGGAAACGGATTTCTGATGGAGAAACTTAGGTCTAAATCAAAGGATCATATTCGAACTTCTCAATTAGTCCAAAGAATCGTAAAGTCTTCGAGAAAATGGGAAACCACCGTTTATGATAATGTCTCCCAAACGATTACGAATTACGTATCCGATCAGGTAGTGTATGCTCTTCCTTCGTTTACTCGAAAATATGTCTTAGGAGAACGAGATCCCTTCCTAAACGAATTACAATACTCTCCCTGGTTGGTAGCGAATCTTTTCGTCGAAGAAGTTCCGGAAGGAAAAGGCCATCCACCTGCATGGGAGAATGTCATTTATAAGGGCGCCGGACTCGGATATGTAGTATCCACTCACCAGGATCTTAAGGCACAAAGACCCCAATCAGTCCTTACGTATTATCATGCTTTCGGAGGAAAGGACACCGTTTCCTCTCGTCGGCTCATGTTCGAAAAGACCTGGAACGATTGGAAAGATCAAATCCTGCTGGATTTGAAAAAGCCGCATCCTAATATAGAATCTCTCGTCTCGAAATTGGATATTATGACATACGCCCACGCGATGATTCGTCCGATTCCGAAATTTCTCTGGAGCGGCATCCGCGAAAAATTAGCGATCTCCCATGATGGATTGCATTTTGCTCATTCTGATCTAAGCGGTCTCTCTATCTTTGAGGAATCATTGTTTCGCGGGCACGAGGCGTTCAAAAAAACTATGATCCGGCTAGGTAAGGAAAGTTGA
- a CDS encoding membrane protein, whose amino-acid sequence MNADSKIAHSWIFSARFDLLWIIGPGILAVLIALLVHWVELPLVSGAGSSRTNGQALPPWLWLILIPGLDVSHVYSTLFRAYFDRQQWQERRFLLAATPLFCFLSALTIYSFGKLVFWRAMAYLAVFHFIRQQYGFLALYSRKEPFHYKVFPFSWDKLTLYIITVLPILYWHVVPNGRNFEWFMDGDFYPLPNSLLANLILYLYWSWIIVYLLSLIYTFIKIRSISWPKNLLLLNTALVWYVGIVALNDDLSFTITNVVNHGVPYMALIFYYGKYRRKNFSSFFYKAFANTTTGIIVFAATLLLFAYSEEWLWDTFVWKDHSEIFGNASLIKTGLGKGLEVIFVPLFFLPQFTHYVLDGFLWKINDKNSDLRDFFGISRI is encoded by the coding sequence TTGAACGCCGACTCGAAGATCGCCCATTCATGGATCTTCTCGGCAAGATTCGACCTTCTTTGGATTATCGGCCCCGGAATTTTGGCGGTACTTATCGCGCTTCTTGTCCATTGGGTTGAGTTGCCTTTAGTATCGGGTGCCGGATCTTCCCGGACCAACGGTCAGGCCCTCCCGCCTTGGCTATGGTTGATCTTAATTCCCGGCCTCGATGTTTCCCACGTTTATTCTACGCTATTTCGAGCCTATTTCGATCGTCAACAATGGCAAGAACGAAGATTTCTGCTGGCGGCGACACCCTTATTTTGCTTTCTGTCGGCTTTAACCATCTATTCGTTCGGAAAACTGGTTTTTTGGAGAGCTATGGCGTATCTGGCAGTATTTCATTTTATCAGACAGCAATACGGATTTTTAGCTCTTTACTCTCGCAAAGAACCGTTTCACTATAAGGTATTCCCGTTTAGCTGGGATAAATTGACTCTGTATATTATCACGGTGCTTCCAATCCTATATTGGCATGTCGTTCCTAACGGGCGTAATTTCGAATGGTTTATGGACGGCGATTTTTATCCCCTACCGAATTCTTTATTGGCGAATCTGATTCTTTACTTGTATTGGTCCTGGATCATCGTATATTTATTATCTTTAATTTATACTTTCATAAAGATTCGAAGTATTTCCTGGCCCAAGAATCTGCTCCTGCTGAATACAGCCTTAGTTTGGTACGTAGGTATCGTTGCCTTAAATGACGATTTAAGTTTTACGATTACTAACGTAGTCAATCACGGGGTTCCATACATGGCCCTAATTTTCTATTATGGAAAATATAGAAGAAAAAATTTCTCATCCTTTTTTTATAAGGCGTTCGCAAATACGACGACCGGGATTATCGTATTCGCCGCTACTCTCCTATTATTCGCCTATTCCGAGGAATGGCTTTGGGATACGTTCGTTTGGAAAGATCATTCCGAAATTTTTGGAAACGCTTCACTGATAAAAACCGGACTAGGAAAAGGCTTAGAAGTTATATTCGTACCTTTGTTCTTTCTCCCGCAGTTTACTCACTATGTACTGGATGGATTCCTCTGGAAGATAAACGATAAAAACTCGGACCTCCGGGATTTTTTCGGAATTTCAAGAATATAG
- a CDS encoding DUF4870 domain-containing protein — MSSQRFNTREFLEDLKRLLQGDDYPNSFAAISYIPFFGWVLPWFFRKRQEICRFHAVQAMKLNSGFVFLYLVVWFLREFPILSTILKLIKANPVVTDFLSYIAWSLLTIYSLIGAIQAYQGKNYVLPFFPEIENEVRKILGKIRGTQG; from the coding sequence ATGTCGTCCCAGAGATTCAATACCCGGGAATTCCTGGAAGATTTAAAACGCCTCTTACAAGGGGACGATTATCCCAATTCATTCGCGGCAATTTCTTACATACCCTTCTTCGGTTGGGTCTTACCTTGGTTTTTTAGAAAACGACAGGAAATTTGCCGGTTTCATGCTGTGCAAGCGATGAAGCTAAATTCAGGATTCGTATTTTTGTATTTAGTAGTCTGGTTTTTACGTGAATTCCCGATTCTGAGTACTATCTTAAAATTAATTAAAGCGAATCCTGTCGTCACCGATTTCTTAAGTTATATCGCTTGGTCGCTACTTACGATATACAGTTTAATCGGTGCAATACAAGCCTACCAAGGTAAAAATTACGTACTACCTTTCTTCCCGGAAATAGAGAATGAAGTTCGAAAGATACTCGGAAAAATTCGCGGAACTCAAGGCTAA
- a CDS encoding enoyl-CoA hydratase-related protein: MSHIVLYSISENIATISLNRPDKRNAISRELLDSFMSLIKKAAMEPKIRALIIRGEGPVFCAGADLKERETMSEEEVHLFLDSVGTCFRFLEKLPFPTIAALDGDAFGGGLELALSCDFILLREGVKVGLTETGLGIIPGAGGTQRLPRRIGFSKAMEMILTARILDSKTAFEYGLANLIAGTSAYAEANSLAATISEKGPIAVRLAKAAIRDGEGLKIEEALKIERMHYNKTLATEDRKEALAAFKEKRKPLFKGE, from the coding sequence ATGAGCCACATCGTTCTTTATTCTATCAGTGAAAATATAGCAACCATATCCTTAAATCGACCGGATAAAAGAAACGCGATCTCCAGGGAGCTTCTCGATTCTTTTATGTCTCTTATTAAGAAGGCGGCCATGGAGCCTAAAATTCGCGCTCTCATCATCCGGGGAGAAGGCCCGGTTTTCTGCGCAGGCGCCGACCTGAAAGAAAGAGAAACTATGAGCGAGGAGGAAGTTCATTTGTTCTTGGATTCCGTAGGAACCTGCTTCCGCTTTCTCGAAAAACTTCCGTTTCCCACGATTGCCGCTCTCGACGGGGATGCTTTCGGAGGCGGTTTAGAACTGGCTCTTTCCTGCGATTTTATTCTTCTGCGGGAAGGAGTCAAAGTAGGCCTCACCGAAACCGGACTAGGAATCATTCCCGGGGCCGGGGGAACACAAAGGCTTCCTCGCCGGATCGGCTTTTCCAAAGCCATGGAAATGATTTTAACCGCCAGGATTCTGGACTCCAAAACCGCGTTCGAATACGGACTCGCGAATTTGATTGCAGGGACTTCTGCCTACGCAGAAGCAAACAGTTTAGCCGCAACGATTTCCGAGAAAGGACCTATCGCCGTGCGTCTTGCAAAAGCGGCGATTCGTGACGGAGAGGGATTAAAGATAGAAGAAGCCTTAAAAATCGAAAGAATGCATTATAATAAAACCTTAGCAACCGAAGATCGAAAGGAAGCGCTCGCAGCCTTTAAAGAAAAACGAAAACCGCTATTTAAAGGCGAATAA
- the dcd gene encoding dCTP deaminase gives MILTGKEIKKRIGSDIVIDPYSEDRLNPNSYNLRLYDELLQYTHLPLDMKRPNDAEKLVISESGLELKPGVLYLGRTVEYTETHNLVPMLEGRSSIGRLGMYVHVTAGFGDVGFKGFWTLEISVIQPLIIYPNVEICQIFYHTVEGEITEYKSGKYQGNKGIQTSMLYKDFENGKY, from the coding sequence ATGATCTTAACAGGCAAGGAAATAAAAAAGCGTATCGGATCGGATATCGTAATCGATCCATATTCGGAAGATCGATTGAATCCGAATTCGTACAATCTAAGATTATACGACGAACTATTGCAATATACTCATCTTCCTTTGGACATGAAGAGGCCGAACGATGCGGAAAAATTAGTAATCTCGGAATCGGGTTTAGAGTTAAAACCGGGAGTTCTTTATCTTGGAAGAACGGTAGAATATACCGAAACACATAATCTAGTCCCCATGCTAGAAGGTCGCTCTTCCATCGGTAGATTAGGAATGTATGTTCATGTAACGGCAGGATTCGGAGATGTCGGCTTTAAAGGGTTTTGGACTCTGGAGATCTCAGTAATCCAACCTTTAATTATTTATCCTAATGTGGAAATATGCCAAATTTTTTACCATACGGTGGAAGGCGAGATAACGGAATACAAATCGGGAAAATACCAAGGAAATAAAGGAATTCAGACTTCGATGTTGTACAAGGATTTTGAAAACGGAAAGTATTAA
- a CDS encoding LIC10067 family putative lipoprotein → MQTLGKNILIVLILIMGVLYCQQAKHTDLASQLGIGNPVITSIDPPSGSPPIAPYLPTLITITGRNFGTDITQSSVTINGVATPLLTATSTQITANVPAGASTGLLYVMKSGGVVICDPLNLNGATNCYGTKFYIDCYKAYQNQYGTELGITYPTSKKFQINGQVETHAVRIDLNLNGATNVKIGCDTYSAVTYFSPTCAQTNLGTFSNPSSWVYQPIINFPTYYTVQMFITAGTGTCDISFQ, encoded by the coding sequence ATGCAGACTCTCGGTAAAAACATCCTAATCGTATTGATTCTCATTATGGGGGTATTGTACTGCCAGCAAGCGAAGCATACGGATTTAGCGTCTCAGCTTGGAATCGGGAATCCTGTTATTACAAGTATCGATCCACCCTCGGGTTCACCTCCGATAGCTCCTTATTTGCCGACGTTGATTACCATTACGGGACGAAATTTCGGAACCGATATCACACAATCCAGTGTCACTATAAATGGAGTGGCAACCCCTCTTCTCACAGCAACGTCCACCCAAATCACTGCGAACGTTCCGGCGGGTGCTTCTACCGGGCTACTTTACGTAATGAAAAGCGGTGGTGTCGTTATTTGCGATCCTTTGAATCTGAACGGGGCTACAAACTGTTACGGAACTAAATTTTATATCGACTGCTATAAAGCGTACCAGAACCAATACGGTACCGAATTGGGAATTACGTATCCAACGTCCAAAAAATTCCAGATCAACGGCCAGGTAGAAACTCACGCGGTTCGTATCGATCTTAATTTAAATGGAGCGACAAACGTTAAGATCGGTTGTGATACTTACTCGGCGGTAACTTATTTTTCTCCGACTTGCGCACAGACGAATCTGGGGACATTCTCGAATCCGTCTAGCTGGGTATACCAACCGATCATTAATTTCCCGACCTATTATACCGTTCAGATGTTCATAACGGCCGGAACCGGAACCTGCGATATTTCCTTCCAATAA
- a CDS encoding class I SAM-dependent methyltransferase, whose amino-acid sequence MNRTCYLCGNEKNVILFIEKGIPIVRCSNCGHVFSTFKQDEHYQWYWGEEIGYDLTWWDIAHREIYKNFIYQFLLSDRGRILDVGCGLGFFIKTINDNRPGWEAIGYDVSEKAVDYAKNRNNLKNVHSGIVQRSNLPKASFDIITLWDVIEHIPQPRSLIEYLFSLLKPNGFLFLQTPNFPVQLIKARLKVLFFGMKPENHYLEAKDHINNYSERTLKLLAEQCGFSSVEFVMLKPIASISGMTSKIGAPLKKTFYFFALLIWRITFRKVNINLTLFALLRKNNDSLSNHATRIET is encoded by the coding sequence ATGAATCGCACATGTTATTTGTGTGGAAATGAAAAAAACGTTATACTCTTTATCGAAAAAGGGATTCCTATCGTCCGCTGCTCCAATTGCGGACACGTATTTTCCACATTCAAACAGGACGAACATTATCAATGGTATTGGGGTGAAGAAATAGGTTATGACCTAACCTGGTGGGATATAGCTCACCGCGAAATTTACAAAAACTTTATATATCAGTTTCTACTTTCCGACCGGGGGCGAATCTTAGACGTCGGCTGCGGTTTAGGTTTTTTTATTAAAACAATCAACGACAATAGACCCGGATGGGAAGCTATCGGCTACGATGTATCCGAGAAAGCCGTCGATTATGCCAAAAATAGAAACAATTTAAAAAACGTTCACTCCGGTATCGTTCAACGTAGTAACCTGCCTAAAGCAAGTTTTGATATCATAACCCTTTGGGACGTGATCGAACATATCCCTCAACCTCGAAGCTTGATCGAATACTTATTCTCGTTATTGAAACCGAATGGATTCCTATTTTTACAGACGCCCAATTTTCCCGTTCAACTGATCAAAGCCAGATTGAAAGTTCTGTTTTTCGGAATGAAACCGGAGAATCACTACCTTGAAGCAAAAGACCATATAAATAATTACTCGGAAAGAACCCTGAAATTACTCGCCGAACAATGCGGGTTCTCCTCCGTAGAGTTTGTGATGTTAAAACCGATTGCGTCGATCTCCGGGATGACGTCCAAGATCGGCGCACCGTTGAAGAAAACCTTTTATTTTTTTGCGCTCCTAATTTGGCGAATAACGTTTCGAAAAGTAAATATCAATCTCACCTTATTCGCGCTACTCCGAAAAAATAACGATTCATTGAGTAATCACGCGACCCGAATCGAGACTTAA